The following are from one region of the Vibrio rarus genome:
- a CDS encoding LysR substrate-binding domain-containing protein — protein sequence MIPFTFRQLEVFTTVANARSLSAAAQRLFLSKAAVSLSLSELENQLGHTLFDRVNNRLVLNKEGIRLLPVADELLNRAQTIPQLFKGADNLNGELAIGASNTIGNQLLPYLIRDFSALHPQVQFTTLLENSAELSQQVLDYKIDIAFIESNQELAKLTRYPFGYDQMCIICSPSDPLTHHLNHAIDDLHNRAWLLREPGSGSRDYFLQHIAQHIQHWHGAFEFSNSEAIINGVAAGLGLACLSELSIDSALKAGKISKLNITLPQDRAMQVVLHKDKYLNPSLNAFLQYSLEWRLSGQAAK from the coding sequence ATGATTCCCTTCACATTTCGACAATTGGAAGTATTTACCACCGTTGCTAACGCTCGTTCGTTATCTGCAGCTGCACAACGTCTGTTTTTGTCAAAAGCGGCGGTGAGTCTATCTCTTAGTGAGTTAGAAAATCAATTAGGGCATACTTTGTTTGATCGTGTGAATAATCGCTTAGTTTTAAATAAAGAAGGCATTAGGCTATTACCTGTGGCTGATGAGTTGCTCAATCGCGCTCAAACAATACCTCAATTATTTAAGGGGGCAGATAACCTCAATGGTGAGCTGGCTATTGGGGCAAGTAATACGATAGGTAATCAACTTCTCCCCTACCTAATACGAGACTTTAGCGCATTACATCCCCAAGTGCAGTTTACGACCCTATTAGAAAATTCGGCAGAACTAAGCCAACAAGTTCTTGATTATAAAATTGATATTGCTTTCATTGAAAGTAATCAAGAGTTGGCAAAATTAACCCGTTACCCTTTTGGCTATGACCAAATGTGTATTATTTGTAGTCCTAGTGATCCTCTGACTCATCACTTAAATCACGCTATTGATGATTTACATAATCGGGCCTGGCTTTTAAGAGAGCCTGGTTCTGGTTCTCGAGACTATTTTCTACAACATATCGCGCAACATATACAACATTGGCATGGAGCATTTGAGTTCAGCAACAGTGAAGCCATTATTAATGGTGTCGCAGCTGGATTGGGATTAGCGTGTTTATCTGAGCTGTCCATTGATAGTGCCTTAAAGGCGGGAAAAATTAGTAAACTGAATATCACGCTGCCCCAAGATCGAGCCATGCAAGTTGTATTACACAAAGATAAATATTTGAATCCGTCACTTAACGCTTTTTTACAATACAGTCTTGAGTGGCGTTTGAGCGGTCAAGCCGCAAAATAG
- a CDS encoding TDT family transporter, with protein MHISSRLANAPTPMAGLALGIASLGWSLENLGIFNGYAQIIGAVCASALLLILAGKFLCHRHLLKQDLSHPVLGSVIPTFAMASMVVSYAVSQYLPWLGSGIWLASIGLHLMFLGGFIFHRSQHFELHHMLPSWFVPPVGIIVAALTYSGNPSLHWLAEATLYFGMGAYAIMLPIMIYRFMFSELVQDAAKPTLAILAAPASLSLAGYLSFVESPSPMVVAVLFGIAILMTSVIYMAFFKLLKLPFSPGYSAFTFPLVISATAMFKVALWMSDLGIAEEYVVQVHTLAVVELMIALCIVSYVTVQYINQLLIQPKLEIAAK; from the coding sequence ATGCACATATCATCGCGTCTAGCTAATGCCCCCACGCCAATGGCCGGTCTTGCCCTTGGAATAGCCAGTTTAGGCTGGAGTTTAGAAAACTTAGGTATCTTTAATGGCTACGCTCAAATCATTGGCGCTGTGTGTGCATCAGCATTACTACTGATTTTAGCTGGAAAATTTTTATGCCATCGCCATTTATTAAAGCAGGATTTATCTCATCCTGTGCTAGGTAGCGTCATTCCTACTTTTGCTATGGCATCTATGGTCGTGTCTTATGCAGTAAGCCAGTATTTACCATGGTTAGGCAGTGGAATATGGCTTGCTTCAATAGGCTTGCACTTAATGTTTTTAGGCGGTTTTATTTTCCATCGCAGTCAACATTTCGAGCTTCATCACATGTTGCCTAGTTGGTTTGTACCACCGGTGGGAATTATTGTCGCCGCCTTGACATATTCAGGGAATCCATCACTGCATTGGCTTGCTGAGGCCACCTTGTATTTTGGAATGGGTGCTTATGCCATCATGTTACCTATAATGATATACCGCTTTATGTTTTCGGAATTAGTGCAAGATGCCGCCAAGCCCACATTGGCGATTTTAGCCGCCCCTGCGAGCCTATCATTGGCCGGTTACCTTTCTTTTGTTGAGTCGCCATCACCTATGGTGGTGGCCGTGCTATTTGGTATTGCTATTTTGATGACGAGTGTTATTTATATGGCATTTTTTAAGCTGTTAAAATTACCGTTTAGCCCAGGGTATTCTGCGTTCACGTTTCCTTTAGTTATTAGCGCCACAGCCATGTTTAAAGTCGCACTGTGGATGAGCGATTTAGGTATTGCTGAAGAATATGTTGTACAAGTACACACTCTGGCCGTAGTGGAACTCATGATTGCTCTGTGTATTGTTAGCTATGTCACTGTGCAATATATCAATCAGCTTTTAATCCAACCCAAGTTAGAAATAGCGGCAAAATAA